AGCTGACCCGCCACCGGTGACACCAGCAGCCCCTCCACCATCAACTTCTCCACCAGAGCCGCCAGCTGACCCGCCGCCGGTGGCACCAACCGCTCCGCCACCATCTTCAACTCCACCAGAGTCGCCGGTGACGCCAGCTGcaccgccgccgtcttctcctctACCGGTGACTCCAGCAGCTCCCCCACCATCTTCTCCTCTCCCGCCACCCGTGACGCCagctgctccgccggcatcatctcCTCCCCCGCAACCACCGGTGACGCCAGCAGCTCCACCGGCATCGTCCCCTCCCCCGCAGCCACCCAACACGCCCGCTGCTCCGCCGGCATCGTCCACTCCCCCGCAGCCACCGGTGACGCCTGCTGCCCCGCCAGAATCTTCTCCTCCTCAGCCGCCTGCGGCGTCTCCTCCACCGGTGGTGCCGCCAGTGACACCTGCGCCACCAACTCCATCTGCGTCGCCTCCCGTGACACCTGTGCCAGCGACGCCATCTCCACCTTCCCCGGTTGCGCCTGCACCATCAACGCCTTCACCGTCCCCTCCGGTGACGCCAGCTCCGTCCCCACCTTCTCCCGCGAACCCAGCACCAGGATCCCCGCCTTCACCAGCGATGCCAACACCAACAACGCCATCGACACCTCCTCCGGTAAACCCGGCACCACCAGCGCCACCAATGCCATCGCCATCTCCGGTGAACCCGGTACCGCCAACATTACCCCCACCGTCTCCAGCGGGCCCCGCACCATCAGCGCCACCGCCGTCTTCCCCGGTGAACCCGGCACCACCAACGTTGTCTCCGCCGTCTCCAGCTCTGCCTATTCCAGTGAACCCTGCACCACCGACGCCGTCTCCAGCGCAGCCGGCGCCACCAACATCGCCTCCGACATCACCAGTGAACCCAGCGCCACCGGCGTCGTCTCCTCCTGCTCCGGTGAACCCTGCACCGCCAACAGTGTCACCGCCATCTCCCGTGGCGCCGGCACCACCAATGCCTTCGCCGTCCGCTCCAGTCAACCCGGCACCACCAACGTCTCCAACCAACCCGTCACCGCCAACACCATCTCCGGTGAACCCGGCACCACCAACTACGGCCACACCTTCACCTGGCACGCCAACGACACCACCGTCGCCTCTTCCGCCGCCTGCAACAAGGCCGTCTCCGCCCATGGCACCGCCCGCTCCAGCTTCGAGCAAACTGCCAACCCCTGCTCCTCCTAGCGTAGCACCGTCGCCCCCAAGCGGCACGCCGGGAGCACCGCCTTCACTGGATCCACAGCCGGGTTTACCCCCATCACCGGCGCCACTGTCTTCGCCACCGCATTCATCACACACATCCAAAGCAGTGATCGGCATCTCCGTGGCTGCCTCGGCGGTGTTCGTGATCGCCCTTGTGGCCGGGCTGTTCTACTGCTTCCGGACGCGACGCCGCCAACGCCGCGGCCGCCGTCCCCAGTCCAGCTCGTCAGGTACGTACATTACATACGCTTTACGTACGCACCCTCGTCGTTGCCGGTGCAACAGCAACAACGAGCTGGCATCAAGAGGTTAGAGCGTTTGTCACGTTGATCGTTTGACACGTAAACGTACGTTGACTTGAAAGTCTCGGCGCCGGGTCTGGTCGCATGGCACCATGCCGCGCACGGCGCACTTCCCTGGTCGTGCGCCGGTGACGTCAAAAGGTATTGGCGATCGACGGCGACACATTGGCCGGAGTGCGCCGGACGGCGTGTTGTGCGATGATACGAGAACGCGAGTGGAAATGTGCATGCGTTGAGTGCCCTTTCCTTCCATGTATGCGCGCAGGGTCTGATCTCTTGAAGTCTCTTTTCAAGTGGGCGACCAAATTTGGCAACTTCCGAGTAAAAGTTAGTAGTACTGCTTGAAATTGTGAATGTACACGAAGGATTACGTGTTTTCTGTCGGCCGGCTTAGTTACGTGTTTACTTCTTCTGAAAAGTTGATAGTCAAAGCCATCAATTGCTAGTTCGGTTTATCACCATTGACTTCGGTGGCACTGATTTTTTTCGTCACTAATCCTCGATTCTTTCTAACTCGTGAACTTGTTTGCCATTGCACCAGGCGATCCCTACGACAAGCGGCTGCCGGTGACGTCGTCGCAGGCATCACGCTCGTCCTTCTCGGCGCCGCTGTCGCTGTCAACCATACCGCCAATGTACGCGCCACCACCAGCGCCACACGCAGCGGTCCGCCCGTGGCAGAGCGGCGGCGGCGCCACGGCCTCCGACCAGCCTCCCCCGCACGCGGCGGTCACGGGCGGCACGGTGTCGTACGCGGACCtggcggcggcgacggacgggtTCTCGGACGCCAAGCTGCTGGGGCAGGGCGGGTTCGGGCACGTGTACCGCGGCACGctgggcgcgggcgcggcggcgcgggaggtGGCCATCAAGCGGCTCCGGGCCGGCAGCGGGCAGGGCGAGCGCGAGTTCCGCGCCGAGGTGGAGAGCATCGGCCGCGTGCACCACCGCAACCTCGTCTCGCTGCTGGGGTACTGCATCCATGGCGACCAGCGGCTGCTCGTCTACGAGCACGTCCCCAACCACACGCTCGAGTCCCACCTGCACCACGCCGGCGACGGACCGACGCTGCTGGACTGGGAGCGCCGGTGGCGGATCGCGCTCGGGGCGGCCAAGGGCCTGGCATACCTGCACGAGGACTGTAAGTCGCGGCCTGTCTCTGCTTTCTCCTTCAGTTCAGAGTTCTGAGATGGCATGCTTGATTTTGTGGTGGAATTGTGTCACTAATGATGCACCGTTGTTGCACTGCCTTGTCTTGACTGAATGTATCTTGTCAGGTCATCCTAAGATCATCCATCGCGACATCAAGGCGACCAACATCCTTCTCGATGACAACTTTGAGCCCAAGGTAAAAATGCACGAGGAGATCACGTTGTTTGGTAGGTAGATATATTGTGAATGTTCATCTCGGAGTGTGATGGAGCTTCTCTGTCTTGTGCAGGTCGCCGACTTTGGGCTGGCCAAGATCCAGCACGGAGACGATAGCCATGTTTCTACGCGGGTGATGGGGACTTTCGGGTAAGCCCAGCGTTCCAATTTCCTTGCCGTTACGTTTACCCGTTCCTGACCTGAATAAAACGCAATGATATGACTGGTTTGGCAGGTACATGGCGCCGGAGTACACCAACACCGGGAAAATAACCGACCGGTCCGACGTCTTCTCCTTCGGCGTCGTGCTTCTGGAGATCATCACCGGCAAGAGACCGGTCCTGTCCGACGAGCCCGACGAAGACGACGAGACTCTGGTCTCTTGGGTGAGTTTTCTAAAGTTCAGCTCAGCTACCGGATGAACACTGTGCAGTTCAGGAAAACTTTTTGCTGGCCTCTTCGTCTGATTATTTTGTACGTCTAATTTTATTTTTTTGGGGTACAGGCACGGCCTCTGCTGACGAAAGCTCTGGACGGGGAGCTCTCCGTGGAGCTCATCGACCCAAGGCTGGAGGCCAACTACGACGCCCACGAGATGCAGCGGCTcatcgcctgcgccgccgccgccgtgcgccaCACGGCCCGCTCCCGCCCACGAGTGAGCCAGGTGAGTGTCCATGCCCGCTCCTTCGACGACATTCTTGGAGAAATGAACTGACGACGCGCGTGGCAACGACAAACGCAGATCGTCCGGTACCTGGAGGGCGAGCTGCCGCTGGAGGCCCTCAACGGCGGCGTGGAGCCGGGGCAGAGCGAGGCGCACGACGCCACCACCACGGAGCAGCTGCGGCGGATGAGGAGGATGGCGTTCCTGCAGCGGGGCGCCGACAGCGACAACACGGGCGCCACCGGCTTCGTCAGCGAGGCCACCAGCGAGTACGGGCTGTGCGCGTCCAGCTCCAGCAGCGACGGCGACGCCGCGCAGAGCACGAGCCGCGCGCCCGACGGGCAGCACCCCGGCGTGGCGAGCCATGCCGCCGGCCACAACGTGGGCAGGGCGGGGCGGCACTCCGGCGAGCTCGGCGCCATGAGCCGGCGCACGCGCCCGGGCCGCGCCGGCCTGGAGTGACGTGACCGTCATTGTTGCGACCAAGTTTTTTGGAACTGGGAGTTAGGCTAGTAAAATACTGCTACGTATTGCCTTTGGATCTTAGTTTTCTTTTGGGGCCCCCTCATTGGAGGGGAGAGAGATATACTTGTAAAATACGAAGTGTTAGAACTTCTTTAGTGTTTGCCATTTCTTAGGAATTTTGCTCAAGTGCAAATCTGAGAAAAAACAAAACAGTTGTGATGTTAGAGCATCTAGATGCAAAAGTAACTAACTTTTGTATCTCCGAGGCCCCAAACCCCTCTCGAACAGATGATGTAGATGTAAAAAAAAATTACATCTTCGCCTGCAAATATACTGTAAAAAAACCCCAACCGCGCGCCAACCGCCGTTTCCTTTCCTTCCCTACCCTATCTTTTTCCTCCCGCCGCCCGTCGCACcctgccgccgtcgccccgcgccagaTCCGCGCCGATTGGCCATTTTTTCGCCGCACGGTCGCCGTGTCCGCCACTCGATTCGTCTctgccgccgccccgcccaccACCGTGCACCACCGGACGATTCCACCGCCGTCACCCGCCCTGATTCGTCCGCCGCCACCCTGCATCCGGCCTTTCCTCGTGCCGGAGGAAATTCGGATGGAGGAGATACTGAAGAAGAAGCCGACCATTGTTGTTTGTCTCGATGATAACAACGAGGCAGTGATGGCGAGGTTCGCGCGGGAGCATCCGGAGTATGTTCAGGCCGAGCAGGAGTACTTCTGGAAGCGCGACGCCGAGCAGAAGAAGAAGGGGATTAAAAAGGAGGACGAGGTCGGCCCCTCGACGGTAAATCGGCGATCCTCCCGTTGAGTATGACTCGGAGGACTGGTGTGACTCGGAGTAGGAGTACAAGGCGTGCGATGACTTGGACAAGGATGAGTTCTGGACGCAGTTCCACAACtccgatgatgaggagtagtttCATCTTTGGTGTAGTTCAAGTAGTAGTTTGaactagtagtagtagtaacttaATGAACGTGGTAGTTTGAATTCGTTGATGTAGTCTTTTAATTTATGTTTCTAATTAGAACTATGTTTAGTTATTATGTTTGAAATGAAGTAGTAGTTGAATTTGCTATGTTTGAATTATATGATTCGAATGATGTACTAATTGAAGTATAGTTTTACATCTTCatttgcatcatctattggagttgcACTTTTACATCTCCAATATACATCGTCATGGCAGCTTTGCTCAAGCTCTATGCGGGATATGTCGTGGCTTCGCTAAGCTTAACAGAGCTCTCTTAGTGCTCATACCCAAGAAGTTGGATGCAGAGGAAGCCAACGACTTTCGCCCAATCAGCCCGCCACATAGTTTCTCGAAACTTTTCGCCAAAATCATGGCCAATAGAGATCTGAGGTGCATGACTGAGATAGTCGGTGTCAACCAGTCGGCGTTCATTCGTGGGCGAAACTTGCATGACAACTTATTACTCGTACGACAAGTGGCCCGCAAGCTCCACGCAAGGAAAATCCATGGTGTATTCCTCAAGTTTGACATTATCAGGGCTTTTAACTCCCTCTCTTGGCCATTCCTTTTCGAAGTTCTCTGTGCCAAGGGCTTTGGGTGCACATGGTTGAGATGGTCGCGATACTACTTCAGTCTGCAACCACGAGGGTCCTGGTTAATGGTGTGCCAAGTAGAAGAATTGGGCACACCAAGGGTTTGCGGCAAGGAGATCCTATCTCCCCATTGATGTTCGTCATTGCGACGGAAGCACTGTCAGCTATTGTCAGCAAAGCTATGAGCGAGGTAGTCCTCAATACATACAATGGAATCTCAGCCATGCAACAGTTATTGATCTACGTGGACGACGTTGCCTTGTTCATCCGCCCCACCACCAAGGATCTCAGGTTTGTAAGGTGCGCTCCGGAAGCATTTGGAGATGAACCTGGGCCGCGAGTCAACTACAGAAAGTCCTCAGTTGTTCTGATCAGAGGGGGTCAGGAAGATCACACTAGGGTGGAAGGCCTGCGGCAATGCTCGATCGGCCAGTTCACTTGCAAGTATCTTGGGCTTCAATTGGCAAATGGCCAGCTCACCAAGGCCCAGTGGCAGCCCTTGTTAGACCACAGACACTTCATCCCGGCATGGCAAAGGGGACTCATCCAACGCCCAAGAAGATTGGTTCTCACCAAATCTGTCATCATTGCACGACCTGTTCATCACCTCCTGGAGTCCTGGTCATGGATGCGAATGCTTGGGTCTTTGAGGAGATGGATAGCTGGATGAGGGTATTTAGAGATGACAATAAATGGATGTCTACAACGGattatctcttagccttatctttaataattagcaattcctaaaaatgtggtgagacaaattatgctaagagatcatctcttaaataagagaagacaagccttttctcatgagttctctctcctccacctgtGCATTTATTCTATATGGCACTCCTaaaatagcaccattgtacatgtccTGAAGGGCTTCTCTAGGTTGGCAATGATCGGACCAATAGAGGTCAATGTCTCGTGGGGTGGAACACAATTTGCCGACCAACGTGTTTTGGGGGATTAGGCGTCAAGAACCTAAGGTTGCAATCGCTAGCGTTTCGAGACCGATGGGAATGGCTAAGGCACACGGACACCTAATGGCCTTGGTAAGGGCTTTCTTTGATGTAGGATCGAGAGGCTCGGATGGTGTTTGATAGCTTGGTCTGCATTTACTGTGGGCGTGGGAGACAGAGTACTTTTCTGGAGAGATCGGTGGATCCGCTGCCTCTCGGTCTAGGACATTGTACCCCCTCTCGCACAGTGCGACGACACAAGGGCAGTCAACAACATGACAGTTggcggagtaattggccacgggtagcctcatcgcgcccccatggcgcttcaagacatcggggccggctgctccCTCAAGATTCAAAGAGCCAAGCGTCGCCTCCTCGCgaccggctggtccaagcggcagctgccagcagacggcaaagcccAGCAGGCGGCCACGAGGTGGGCCGGCTCCTagtaggcggcctccagagaggccggcctctagcaggcggccctaggcgtcctcaaagtttgcacccacataaatgcgatgagacagggcgtggctacagcacgccttgccacccccgaatctggggccaagcgtggccacagtgcgtcgTACAAGACGGAGATCTCCCGTCCCGCGCAGCACTGTTTCCACGCGGCCCATGACATCACCCCTGTCagagggagccatgctcccacgacgggctgtcggtatGGCCCGCAAGCGGCGGGCCCGACCTGCCCACAAGGAGCCAGAAGGCggcgagtgttggggaacgtagtaatttcaaaaaaattcctacgcacacgcaagatcatggtgatgcatagcaacgagaggggagagtgtgtccacgtaccctcgtagaccgaaagcggaagcgttagcacaacgcggttgatgtagtcgtacatcttcacgatccgaccgatcaagtaccgaacgtacggcacgtcgagttcagcacacgttcagctcgatgacgtccctcgaactccgatccagccgagctttgagggagagttccgtcagcatgacggcgtggtgacgatgatgatgttctacctacgcagggcttcgcctaagcatcgctacgatattatcgaggtggattatggtggaggggggcaccgcagacggctaagagatcaagagatcaattgttgtgtctagaggtgcccctgcccccgtatataaaggagcaaggggggagaggcggccggccaagaggaggcgcgccagggaggagtcctactcccatcgggagtaggactccctcctttcctagttggagtaggagaagggggaaggaggagggagagaggaaggaaaggggggcgccgcccccctccttgtccaattcggactagagggggagggggcgcgcggcctgccctggccgcccctcctcttctccactaaggcccatcttggcccattaaacccccccccccccccgggggggggttccggtaacccccggtactccggtaaaatcccgatttcacccggaacacttccgatatccaaatataggcttccaatatatcaatctttatgtctcaacaatttcgagactcctcatcatgtacgtgatcacatccgggactccgaactatcttcggtacatcaaaaaacataaactcataatataaccgtcgtcgaactttaagcgtgcggaccctacgggttcgagaactatgtagacatgaccgagacacgtctccggtcaataaccaatagcggaacctggatgcttatattggcttctacgaagatctttatcggtcaaaccgcataacaacatacgttgttccctttgtcatcggtatgttacttgcccgagattcgatcgtcggtatcttaatacctagttcaatctcattaccggcaagtctctttactcgttccgtaatacatcatcccgcaactaactcattagttgcaatgcttatagtgatgtgcattgccga
This DNA window, taken from Triticum aestivum cultivar Chinese Spring chromosome 1D, IWGSC CS RefSeq v2.1, whole genome shotgun sequence, encodes the following:
- the LOC123182642 gene encoding proline-rich receptor-like protein kinase PERK2; translation: MSAPPPGDSLSPPSDTPPDASPPPPQPTPPTDPPPPDTTPPPPPSTPPPAPLPSSPPPLPPPPPSAPPPSPPVAPVIPPPPPAPSPPPPETPASPPPLPPVMPPADSPPETPVTPVDPPPSSPPPVTPVDPPPSSPPPVTPVDPPPASPPPQPPADPPPVTPAAPPPSTPPPEPPADPPPVTPAAPPPSTSPPEPPADPPPVAPTAPPPSSTPPESPVTPAAPPPSSPLPVTPAAPPPSSPLPPPVTPAAPPASSPPPQPPVTPAAPPASSPPPQPPNTPAAPPASSTPPQPPVTPAAPPESSPPQPPAASPPPVVPPVTPAPPTPSASPPVTPVPATPSPPSPVAPAPSTPSPSPPVTPAPSPPSPANPAPGSPPSPAMPTPTTPSTPPPVNPAPPAPPMPSPSPVNPVPPTLPPPSPAGPAPSAPPPSSPVNPAPPTLSPPSPALPIPVNPAPPTPSPAQPAPPTSPPTSPVNPAPPASSPPAPVNPAPPTVSPPSPVAPAPPMPSPSAPVNPAPPTSPTNPSPPTPSPVNPAPPTTATPSPGTPTTPPSPLPPPATRPSPPMAPPAPASSKLPTPAPPSVAPSPPSGTPGAPPSLDPQPGLPPSPAPLSSPPHSSHTSKAVIGISVAASAVFVIALVAGLFYCFRTRRRQRRGRRPQSSSSGDPYDKRLPVTSSQASRSSFSAPLSLSTIPPMYAPPPAPHAAVRPWQSGGGATASDQPPPHAAVTGGTVSYADLAAATDGFSDAKLLGQGGFGHVYRGTLGAGAAAREVAIKRLRAGSGQGEREFRAEVESIGRVHHRNLVSLLGYCIHGDQRLLVYEHVPNHTLESHLHHAGDGPTLLDWERRWRIALGAAKGLAYLHEDCHPKIIHRDIKATNILLDDNFEPKVADFGLAKIQHGDDSHVSTRVMGTFGYMAPEYTNTGKITDRSDVFSFGVVLLEIITGKRPVLSDEPDEDDETLVSWARPLLTKALDGELSVELIDPRLEANYDAHEMQRLIACAAAAVRHTARSRPRVSQIVRYLEGELPLEALNGGVEPGQSEAHDATTTEQLRRMRRMAFLQRGADSDNTGATGFVSEATSEYGLCASSSSSDGDAAQSTSRAPDGQHPGVASHAAGHNVGRAGRHSGELGAMSRRTRPGRAGLE